A segment of the Parasynechococcus marenigrum WH 8102 genome:
GATCTGCTCACCAATGAGGAGGAGGTGACGCTGGCCCGGCTGGTGCAACGACGTGAGGCTCTGTTGCAGCAGCAACGGGATCTGGCCACCAGTGACGCCGCCATCGGAGAGCTGTACCGCCTTGAGGAACTGCAGCGTCGGGAAGCCAATCAGCACAGCCATTGGCCCACCAAGCAGGAATGGGCTCGCGCCGCACACCTGAGCCTGGCGGAACTGCAACAGCGGATCGAAGCCGGCTACGGCGCCTGGGCCCGGGAAGCCAACCTGGAGGCCCGTGAGCTGAAAACTGCTCTGCGCAATGGTCGCCGTGCCAAGGACCACATGATCCAGGCCAACCTGCGCCTGGTGGTAGCCGTGGCCAAGAAGTACCAGCAACGCGGCATGGAACTGTTGGACCTCGTCCAGGAGGGCACTCTTGGCCTGGAGCGGGCGGTGGAAAAGTTCGACCCAACACGGGGCTTCCGTTTCAGCACCTACGCCTACTGGTGGATCCGCCAGGGCATGACGCGGGCCATCGCCACCCAGAGCCGCACGATCCGGCTACCGGTGCATGTCACCGAAAAACTGAACCGGATCAAACGGGCGCAGCAGGAGATCGCCACCAACGAAGGACGCATCGCCTCGATCGCTGATCTGGCCCGTGCGCTGAAGCTGAGTGAGGACACCGTGCGCCAGACCCTGGCGCGGGTGCCCCGCTCCGTTTCGTTGGACACCCGTGTAGGCCGGGACCAGGACACCCAACTGGGAGACCTGATCGAAGACGGTAAGGCCACGCCGGAACAGACCCTCACCCACGACGAACTGCATAACGACCTCGAGCATCTGCTTGATGAGCTCACCAGCCGAGAAGCGGCGGTGCTGCGGCGGCGCTTCGGACTGGAGGACGACACACCCCAGACCCTGGCGCAGATCGGCGAAGCTTTGAAATTATCCCGCGAAAGGGTGCGTCAGATCGAAACCCGGGCCCTGCTGAAACTGCGTCAACCGCAACGGAGGAGCAAGGTGCGGGACTACATCCAGGGGTTGGATTCCTGAACTTGATTCGCAAGAGCCGATTCACCGTGTGGTGACTCTGGAGCTTGGGCGTTGCGCCAGGTAGTTTGAAGAGTCACCCGGGAGGCCATGGCCAAGTTCGTCTTCATCACCGGTGGTGTGGTCTCCAGCATCGG
Coding sequences within it:
- a CDS encoding RNA polymerase sigma factor, RpoD/SigA family — translated: MPRQPRRTGETRDRRSRSTTDLLRLYLQDIGRVDLLTNEEEVTLARLVQRREALLQQQRDLATSDAAIGELYRLEELQRREANQHSHWPTKQEWARAAHLSLAELQQRIEAGYGAWAREANLEARELKTALRNGRRAKDHMIQANLRLVVAVAKKYQQRGMELLDLVQEGTLGLERAVEKFDPTRGFRFSTYAYWWIRQGMTRAIATQSRTIRLPVHVTEKLNRIKRAQQEIATNEGRIASIADLARALKLSEDTVRQTLARVPRSVSLDTRVGRDQDTQLGDLIEDGKATPEQTLTHDELHNDLEHLLDELTSREAAVLRRRFGLEDDTPQTLAQIGEALKLSRERVRQIETRALLKLRQPQRRSKVRDYIQGLDS